The Halichoerus grypus chromosome 9, mHalGry1.hap1.1, whole genome shotgun sequence genome has a window encoding:
- the UFL1 gene encoding E3 UFM1-protein ligase 1 isoform X3 — MLIFIVEIIVLKKNYLDRLAEEVNDKLQESGQVTISELCKTYDLPGNFLTQALTQRLGRIINGQIDLDNRGVIFTKAFVARHKARIRGLFSAITRPTAVNSLISKYGFQEQLLYSVLEELVNSGRLRGTVVGGRQDKAVFVPDIYSRTQSTWVDSFFRQNGYLEFDALSRLGIPDAVSYIKKRYKTTQLLFLKAACVGQGLVDQVEASVEEAISSGTWVDIAPLLPSSLSVEDAAMLLQQVMRAFSKQASAVVFSDTVVVSEKFINNCTEHFSELMHQKAEKEMKNNPVHLITEDDLKQVSILESINTSKKDKKDERRRKATEGSGSVRGGGGGNAREYKVKKIKKKGRKEEDSDDESSHTGKKKPEITFMFQDEIEDVLRKHVQDAPEEFISELAEHLIKPLNKTYLEVVRSVFMSSTSSASGTGRKRTIKDLQEEVSNLYNNIRLFEKGLKFFTDDTQAALTKHLLKTICTDITNLIFNFLASDLMMAVDDPAAITSEVRKKILSKLSEETKVPLTKLHSSLNEKSIEDFLSCLDSAAEACDIMVKRGDKKRERQILFQHRQALAEQLKVTEDPALILHLTAVLLFQFSTHSMLHAPGRCVPQIIAFLNSKIPEDQHTLLVKYQGLVVKHLVSQNKKTGQGDDPSSDELDKEQEDITNTTRKELQELSSSIKDLVLMSRKSSVTEE, encoded by the exons GCACTAACTCAGCGACTAGGTAGAATTATTAATGGACAGATTGATCTTGATAACAGAGGAGTCATATTTACTAAAGCTTTTGTAGCTCGACATAAAGCACGCATCCGTGGACTGTTCAGTGCTATTACCCG GCCTACAGCAGTAAATTCTCTCATTTCAAAATATGGATTTCAAGAGCAGCTGCTTTACT ctgTGCTTGAGGAACTCGTTAATAGTGGACGTTTACGAGGCACTGTGGTTGGTGGGAGACAGGATAAGGCAGTGTTTGTCCCTGACATTTACTCCAGAACACAGAGTACTTGGGTGGATTCCTTTTTCAGGCAGAATGGCTATCTAG AATTTGATGCTTTATCCAGACTTGGAATCCCAGATGCTGTGAGCTACATAAAGAAAAGATATAAGACTACACAGCTCTTGTTTTTGAAAGCAGCTTGTGTTGGTCAAGGACTTGTGGATCAGGTGGAAGCATCAGTAGAGGAAGCCATCAGCTCTGGAACATGGGTTGATATTGCA CCTCTGTTACCCAGTTCTTTATCAGTTGAAGATGCTGCCATGTTGCTTCAACAGGTGATGAGAGCATTCAGCAAGCAAGCTTCAGCTGTAGTCTTTAGCGACACTGTTGTAGTCAGCGAAAAATTCATAAATAACTGCACAGAACACTTCAGTGAACTGATGCACCAGAAAGCTGAAAAG gaaatgaaaaataatcctgTTCATTTAATCACTGAAGATGATCTGAAACAGGTCTCCATTTTAGAAAGCATTAATACAagtaaaaaggataaaaaagatgaACGAAGGAGAAAAGCAACAg AGGGCAGTGGAAGTGtgagaggaggtggtggtggcaaTGCCAGGGagtacaaagttaaaaaaatcaagaagaaaggaagaaaagaagaggatagTGATGATGAGTCATCTCACACTG GAAAGAAGAAGCCAGAGATCACTTTTATGTTCCAGGATGAGATTGAAGATGTTTTAAGAAAACACGTACAAGATGCCCCTGAGGAATTTATTTCTGAACTTGCTGAGCACTTAATTaa ACCTCTTAATAAAACTTATCTCGAGGTGGTACGTTCAGTGTTCATGTCTTCAACTTCTTCTGCCTCTGGAACTGGTAGAAAGCGCACAATCAAGGACTTGCAAGAAGAGGTTTCAAACCTATACAATAATATTCGGCTGTTTGAAAAGGGGCTGAAGTTCTTTACAG ATGATACACAGGCTGCTCTTACAAAGCACTTGCTGAAGACAATATGTACTGACATCACTAACCTCATTTTCAACTTCTTAGCTTCGGATTTAATGATGGCAGTAGATGATCCTGCAGCCATTACAAGTGAA gtaagaaaaaaaattttaagtaaattatcaGAAGAAACCAAAGTACCTCTCACAAAACTCCATAGCTCTCTGAATGAAAAG AGCATAGAAGACTTCCTTTCTTGTCTGGATTCTGCAGCAGAAGCTTGCGATATTATGGTGAAGAGGGGagacaaaaaaagggaaag gcAGATACTGTTCCAGCATCGACAAGCACTGGCTGAACAGCTAAAAGTCACAGAAGACCCTGCTCTTATTCTGCACCTCACAGCAGTCCTTCTGTTTCAGTTCTCAACCCACAGCATGCTCCATGCACCTGGAAGATGTGTCCCACAGATCATTGCTTTTCTTAATAGTAAAATTCCAGAG GATCAGCATACTCTTTTGGTAAAGTATCAAGGTTTAGTTGTAAAGCATTTAGTTAGTCAAAATAAGAAGACTGGACAGGGAGATGATCCCTCGAGTGATGAATTAGACAAAGAACAAGAAGATATCACCAATACTACTCGTAAAGAGCTTCAAGAACTTTCTTCATCCATTAAAGACCTTGTTCTCATGTCCAGGAAATCATCTGTGACAGAAGAGTAA